In the genome of Mytilus edulis chromosome 3, xbMytEdul2.2, whole genome shotgun sequence, one region contains:
- the LOC139516308 gene encoding leucine-rich repeat-containing protein 74A-like, which translates to MPVGTDGPTVQPPRLSSPSKLPAQFELNEEDELMNIKPEDSVSETKSRRSSKDTSGLITDLTRLKAITGDDRIGDPLYVTEYRQKLPDLTQEIIKERTFEGDEFEIRGLSGADLTRHLQDEYIEDDAADGRSDVFEDNESNISSLESDDEKANEEYDTDFDPTEADRLIYPERYETDPNGVGLYERHCEEIGVQPITYFIKHMQDTNLIMKFHGLGPQGMRAIAGNIEINTVTERIDLEGNYILGEGATYLTRVLKDNSYVSELVLSENKIGSEGAVALCELLTKNKTIIHLNLTGNEIDDSAADAFYDMLVANSEIKTLILKHNCFEEYGADSFCKIMDENVTLQTLDLSWNHFQSKGCAALAEGIKLNEGLKYLDVSMNGFGLEGARAMEDALKTNRILRELHCTHCRIPVEGAPHIAAGIQVNEALVKLYIGHNEYGCDGGFFILEGVNRNDKKTLKYLDFANLMVRRSFKALEKELKEDRSLVTVYGGVLVDVASFASKIPRNPEKLLASDPMTKLREYVEKSGYRMIDLLKTFDRDNDWQISREELSMGVKKCEIDLTEDQIDKLMSQLDLNGDGQIDLSELMEGKLENTLLQREAIRYREEVDKKTKKQEQMTAKADPQSFMEMMND; encoded by the exons ATGCCTGTCGGAACAGACGGACCGACTGTTCAACCACCGAGGCTTTCGTCGCCGTCAAAACTTCCAGCACAATTTGAATTAAATGAAGAGGATGAGTTAATGAACATTAAACCCGAGGACAGTGTCTCGGAAACAAAATCAAGAAGATCATCGAAAGATACTTCAGGTCTTATAACAGACCTCACCAGGTTAAAAGCCATTACTGGCGATGACCGAATCGGTGACCCGTTGTATGTTACAGAATATAGACAAAAACTACCAGATCTTACGCAAGAAATAATTAAAGAACGAACATTTGAAGGAGATGAGTTTGAAATACGTGGGTTAAGTGGTGCTGATTTGACAAGACACTTGCAAGATGAATATATAGAAGATGATGCTGCTGATGGCAGATCCGACGTGTTCGAGGACAATGAATCTAATATATCATCTTTAGAAAGTGACGATGAAAAAGCCAACGAAGAATATGATACAGACTTTGATCCAACAGAAGCTGATA GACTTATTTACCCAGAACGATATGAAACTGACCCTAATGGTGTAGGGTTATATGAACGCCATTGTGAGGAGATTGGAGTACAGCCTATTACCTACTTCATTAAACATATGCAGGACACAAATCTTATAATGAAATTTCATGGACTAGGACCTCAAGGAATGCGTGCTATTGCTGGCAATATAGAG ATTAACACAGTGACCGAGAGAATCGATTTAGAGGGTAATTACATACTCGGGGAAGGTGCAACATATCTCACAAGAGTATTGAAGGACAACTCATACGTATCCGAGctg GTATTATCTGAAAACAAAATAGGATCAGAAGGAGCTGTGGCATTGTGCGAGTTATTAACTAAAAACAAAACCattattcatttaaatttaacaG GGAATGAAATAGATGACTCAGCTGCTGATGCATTCTATGATATGCTAGTG gcaaactctgaaataaaaacattgattttgaaGCATAATTGCTTTGAGGAGTATGGTGCTGATAGTTTCTGTAAGATAATGGATGAAAATGTGACTTTACAAACTTTAGATCTCAGCTGGAACCACTTCCAAAGCAAAGGATGCGCTGCACTGGCCGAAGGGATTAAG TTGAATGAAGGACTGAAGTATTTAGATGTCAGTATGAATGGATTCGGTCTAGAAGGAGCACGAGCGATGGAGGATGCGCTAAAAACTAACAGAATATTAAGAGAGTTGCATTGCACGCACTGTAGAATACCTGTAGAAGGTGCACCTCACATAGCAGCTGGTATACAAGTCAATGAAGCTTTAGTTAAATTGTAT ATTGGACATAACGAGTACGGCTGTGATGGAGGATTTTTTATACTAGAAGGCGTAAATAGAAATGACAAAAAGACATTGAAATATTTAGACTTTGCG AATTTAATGGTAAGAAGATCGTTTAAAGCATTAGAGAAAGAGTTGAAAGAAGACCGAAGTTTAGTCACAGTATATGGAGGTGTTTTGGTTGACGTGGCCAGCTTTGCTAGTAAAATACCCCGAAATCCCGAAAAATTATTAGCGTCAGATCCTATGACGAAGCTCAGAGAATATGTAGAGAAATCTGGGTATAGGATGATAGATTTGCTAAAAACGTTCGATAGAGATAACGACTGGCAGATATCTAGAGAGGAGCTATCTATGGGTGTtaag aAATGTGAAATTGATCTAACTGAAGACCAGATTGACAAGTTGATGAGCCAGTTAGACCTAAATGGCGATGGTCAAATAGATCTCAG TGAACTAATGGAAGGAAAGCTAGAAAATACTTTACTACAACGAGAAGCTATAAGATATAGAGAAGAGGTTGACAAAAAGACGAAAAAACAAGAACAAATGACAGCAAAGGCTGATCCGCAATCGTTCATGGAAATGATGAATGATTAG